A DNA window from Flavisolibacter ginsenosidimutans contains the following coding sequences:
- a CDS encoding RagB/SusD family nutrient uptake outer membrane protein: MKKISLIFLMASVGGLSCKKVLDVQSYSSITDATAFATADRALLALNGVYDAAQSGGYNGGTEKRGYPFGSANIEQEDVRGEDVINVAAFYQATYQVTHNPSSANAVALWDNTYGMINKANVAIEGFRNAATSGVLTSAVATQYEAECRFLRAMGHHELVVMYARPYLDGNGSQLGVPYRDVANTSGSAVEQLRTIPRPKVSEDYQKILTDLDFAEANLPTGTAGTAVNTYRATKAAAIALKMRVKLHMGDYAGVILEGNKLVPATAPYISPIGGWTLTATPDGPFNATGGSNNSKENIFSIKNDANDAISVNGSLAGQFGPANLGGRGLVAISPIIWNNSGWKCDDKRRTLLYTSGTNNINGTSIMTIKYKDFTTKGDWAPQIRYAEVLLTLAEAEARQAAGVSQRAVDLVNAVRNRALANPATDAYTTASFTDKVALVKAILLERRIEFLAEGKRWGDISRLSGENNPNYSPGGVPAKASNGTQGASIYNCGGTFTPTQAAIPYSDYRFIWPIPADEITQNPIIVQNPGY, translated from the coding sequence ATGAAAAAAATAAGCCTGATATTTTTAATGGCTTCTGTGGGGGGTTTGAGTTGCAAAAAAGTTTTGGATGTACAGTCTTATTCATCCATTACTGATGCAACGGCGTTTGCAACGGCAGACAGAGCCTTATTGGCACTTAACGGTGTGTACGATGCTGCACAAAGCGGAGGCTATAACGGCGGTACGGAAAAAAGAGGTTATCCCTTTGGTTCGGCCAACATTGAACAGGAAGATGTAAGAGGCGAAGACGTGATCAACGTTGCAGCTTTCTATCAAGCCACCTACCAGGTTACGCACAATCCTTCCTCGGCCAATGCGGTAGCGCTATGGGATAATACCTATGGCATGATCAACAAGGCAAACGTTGCGATTGAAGGGTTTAGAAATGCCGCCACAAGTGGTGTTTTAACGTCGGCCGTTGCCACGCAATACGAAGCCGAATGTCGCTTTTTAAGAGCAATGGGGCATCATGAGTTGGTGGTTATGTACGCTCGTCCTTACCTGGACGGTAACGGCAGCCAGTTGGGTGTTCCATACAGAGACGTAGCGAATACAAGCGGCAGCGCAGTAGAACAGTTGAGGACCATTCCGCGTCCAAAAGTTTCAGAAGATTACCAGAAAATTTTGACTGACCTGGATTTTGCCGAAGCCAATTTGCCTACGGGAACTGCTGGTACGGCTGTCAATACTTACCGGGCTACAAAGGCGGCTGCTATTGCGCTAAAAATGCGTGTAAAGTTGCATATGGGCGATTACGCAGGTGTAATTTTAGAAGGCAACAAATTGGTGCCTGCTACTGCTCCTTACATTAGTCCCATCGGTGGATGGACGTTGACCGCTACCCCCGACGGACCTTTCAATGCAACGGGCGGCTCCAACAATTCCAAAGAGAATATTTTTTCCATTAAAAATGATGCAAACGACGCCATCAGTGTGAACGGTTCGTTGGCCGGCCAGTTTGGCCCGGCTAATCTGGGCGGTCGCGGATTGGTAGCCATTTCACCCATTATCTGGAACAACAGTGGCTGGAAATGCGATGACAAAAGGCGGACGCTTTTATACACATCCGGAACGAACAACATCAACGGAACCAGCATCATGACGATCAAGTACAAAGACTTTACAACCAAAGGCGACTGGGCTCCTCAGATTCGATATGCCGAGGTGTTGCTGACATTAGCCGAAGCAGAAGCCCGGCAGGCAGCAGGCGTTTCACAAAGAGCTGTTGACTTGGTAAATGCCGTACGCAACAGGGCATTGGCTAATCCTGCCACGGATGCTTACACAACGGCAAGCTTCACAGATAAAGTAGCTTTGGTAAAAGCCATTTTGTTGGAAAGAAGAATTGAATTTTTAGCGGAAGGAAAACGTTGGGGTGATATTTCCCGACTGTCAGGTGAAAACAATCCAAACTATTCGCCGGGCGGTGTTCCTGCAAAAGCATCCAATGGTACGCAAGGTGCCTCAATCTATAATTGTGGCGGAACTTTCACGCCAACACAGGCTGCGATTCCGTACAGCGACTACCGTTTCATTTGGCCCATTCCGGCAGATGAAATCACGCAAAACCCCATTATTGTTCAGAATCCCGGCTACTAA